In one window of Bradyrhizobium sp. AZCC 1721 DNA:
- the lpdA gene encoding dihydrolipoyl dehydrogenase, producing the protein MAQQIEVKVPDIGDFKDVAVIEVMVKPGETVAVDTSLIMVESDKASMEIPSSHDGVVKEVRVKIDDKVSEGSTILVLEATGAAAAPKAAPAVQPTAAALPSATPSAASYSGKADIECDMLVLGAGPGGYSAAFRAADLGMQTVLVERYDTLGGVCLNVGCIPSKALLHTASVIDEVRHLPDHGISFGAPQIDLGKLRGFKDGVIKKLTGGLAGMAKARKVEVVTGVGTFLDPHHLEVISSGGKKTIKFANAIIAAGSQAVKLPFLPDDPRIVDSTGALQLKSIPKRMLVIGGGIIGLEMATVYSTLGARIDVVEMLDGLMQGADRDLVKVWEKANAGRFEKVMLKTRTAGAKATEAGIEVRFECEQAPAEPQVYDLVLVSVGRSPNGKKIGAEKAGVAVDERGFIDVDKQMRTNVAHIFAIGDIVGQPMLAHKAVHEGHVAAEVAHGEKSFFDARQIPSVAYTDPEVAWAGKTEEQCKAEGIKVGKAVFPWAASGRAIANGRDEGFTKLLFDTTTHRVIGGGIVGTHAGDLISEICLAIEMGCEPADIGKTIHPHPTLGESIGMAAEVFEGHCTDLPPQKKK; encoded by the coding sequence ATGGCTCAGCAGATCGAAGTGAAGGTCCCGGATATCGGTGATTTCAAGGACGTTGCCGTGATCGAGGTCATGGTGAAGCCTGGCGAGACCGTCGCGGTCGACACCAGTCTCATCATGGTCGAATCCGACAAGGCGTCGATGGAGATTCCATCCTCGCACGACGGCGTCGTGAAGGAGGTCAGGGTCAAGATCGACGACAAGGTAAGCGAGGGGTCGACCATTCTCGTGCTGGAGGCCACAGGCGCCGCTGCTGCGCCCAAGGCCGCGCCCGCGGTGCAGCCGACTGCCGCCGCTCTGCCGTCAGCAACGCCATCTGCGGCGTCTTATTCCGGCAAGGCGGATATCGAATGCGACATGCTGGTGCTGGGCGCCGGTCCCGGCGGCTACTCGGCCGCCTTCCGCGCCGCCGATCTCGGCATGCAGACCGTGCTGGTCGAGCGTTACGATACGCTCGGAGGGGTGTGTCTCAATGTCGGCTGTATCCCGAGCAAGGCGCTGTTGCATACGGCATCCGTGATCGACGAGGTCAGGCACCTCCCTGACCACGGCATTTCCTTTGGCGCGCCGCAGATCGACCTTGGCAAGCTCCGCGGATTCAAAGACGGCGTCATCAAGAAGCTGACGGGTGGCCTTGCCGGCATGGCAAAGGCCCGCAAGGTCGAAGTCGTGACCGGTGTCGGTACCTTCCTCGACCCGCATCATCTCGAAGTCATCTCGTCAGGCGGCAAGAAGACGATCAAGTTCGCCAACGCCATCATTGCCGCCGGCAGCCAGGCCGTGAAACTCCCATTCCTGCCCGATGACCCGCGTATCGTCGATTCGACCGGCGCACTGCAGCTCAAGTCCATCCCCAAGCGCATGCTGGTGATCGGTGGAGGCATCATCGGGCTCGAAATGGCGACGGTCTATTCGACCCTTGGTGCCCGGATAGATGTGGTCGAGATGCTCGACGGCCTGATGCAGGGGGCCGACCGCGATCTGGTCAAGGTCTGGGAGAAGGCGAACGCGGGCCGCTTCGAGAAAGTCATGCTGAAGACCAGGACGGCGGGCGCGAAAGCAACCGAGGCCGGGATCGAGGTGAGGTTCGAGTGCGAGCAGGCGCCCGCCGAGCCGCAGGTCTATGACCTCGTTCTCGTGTCGGTCGGCCGAAGCCCAAATGGCAAGAAGATCGGCGCCGAGAAGGCGGGAGTCGCCGTGGACGAGCGAGGTTTCATCGACGTCGACAAGCAGATGCGCACCAACGTGGCGCACATCTTCGCGATCGGCGACATCGTTGGCCAGCCGATGCTGGCGCACAAGGCCGTGCATGAAGGTCATGTCGCCGCCGAAGTGGCGCACGGCGAAAAATCATTCTTCGACGCGCGGCAGATTCCTTCGGTGGCCTACACCGATCCCGAAGTCGCCTGGGCCGGCAAGACCGAGGAGCAGTGCAAGGCTGAGGGCATCAAGGTCGGCAAGGCGGTCTTCCCATGGGCAGCCTCCGGCCGCGCCATCGCCAATGGTCGCGACGAGGGTTTTACCAAGCTGCTGTTCGACACGACGACGCACCGCGTCATCGGCGGCGGCATCGTCGGGACGCATGCCGGCGATCTCATCAGCGAGATCTGCCTTGCGATTGAGATGGGCTGCGAGCCCGCAGATATCGGCAAGACCATCCATCCGCATCCGACACTTGGAGAATCTATCGGCATGGCGGCTGAGGTGTTCGAGGGCCACTGCACGGATCTTCCGCCGCAGAAGAAAAAGTGA
- a CDS encoding TAXI family TRAP transporter solute-binding subunit: protein MVSRAWRVLVLLALVLLPPKLASAAEAHWPQVLTLGTASEGGTYYVYGEGLARLLSRELGIAVVARPTGGPVDNIKLLEAGEIQLAFVTQGVALQAWNANAAWTDGRQYRNMRAMFAMYDTPFQFQVLSDSPIQSFADFAGKRIGVGPEGGTTAAYFPEFLKALKIEATLVHGDWAELAEKSVARSIDALAVGAGVPAPFLIDIERKAKVRYLPLTRQEIATLRLAMPELSASVVAAGSYPTLRRRYDTVGLFNFAVAHKDLPDDLVTAIVNTVFANHEQMIELHPAAAETIPSNITRNNFIPLHGGAVSWYRSRVMPGVAHSD, encoded by the coding sequence ATGGTTTCAAGAGCGTGGCGAGTTCTTGTCCTTCTCGCATTGGTTCTGCTTCCGCCCAAACTGGCGTCGGCGGCGGAGGCGCATTGGCCCCAGGTGCTTACTCTCGGCACCGCGTCGGAAGGCGGCACTTACTACGTCTATGGCGAAGGGTTGGCTCGATTGCTCTCGCGAGAACTCGGCATCGCGGTGGTGGCGCGACCGACGGGTGGCCCGGTTGATAATATCAAGCTGCTTGAGGCCGGTGAAATTCAACTGGCCTTCGTCACACAAGGCGTGGCGCTGCAGGCATGGAACGCCAACGCTGCCTGGACCGACGGGCGGCAATACCGAAACATGCGCGCCATGTTCGCGATGTACGATACGCCCTTTCAGTTTCAGGTGCTCAGTGACTCGCCGATTCAATCGTTTGCCGATTTCGCGGGCAAACGTATCGGTGTCGGGCCCGAGGGCGGCACCACCGCCGCCTACTTTCCCGAGTTCCTCAAGGCGCTGAAGATCGAGGCCACCCTGGTTCACGGCGATTGGGCGGAGCTTGCGGAGAAGTCGGTGGCGCGAAGCATCGATGCGCTCGCGGTCGGCGCCGGCGTACCGGCTCCATTCCTTATTGATATCGAGCGAAAGGCGAAGGTGCGCTACCTCCCTCTCACGCGGCAGGAGATCGCAACGCTGCGCCTGGCAATGCCGGAACTCTCCGCATCCGTTGTCGCAGCGGGTTCGTATCCTACCTTGCGGCGCCGTTACGACACGGTCGGCCTGTTCAATTTTGCCGTTGCGCACAAGGATCTACCGGACGATCTGGTCACAGCCATCGTCAACACCGTGTTCGCCAATCACGAGCAGATGATCGAACTTCATCCGGCGGCGGCGGAAACGATCCCCTCGAACATCACGCGCAACAATTTCATTCCGCTGCATGGCGGCGCGGTCAGTTGGTATCGCAGCAGGGTTATGCCTGGCGTTGCGCATTCGGACTGA
- a CDS encoding dicarboxylate/amino acid:cation symporter yields the protein METAAAMTDGHHSVKWYQHLYVQVLAAITCGILLGHFYPHLGEQMKPLGDAFIKCIKMIIAPIIFFTVVHGIASMRDMKKVGRVGLKALIYFEVLTTAALIIGLIVINLWKPGAGMNVDLSTVDTKSIAAFTAKAKEQGTVQFLMDIIPSTVVGAFAQGEILQVLFFAILFAFGLQALGQHGEGVLRLIDVVSHVFFRIVGYIMKVAPIGAFGAMAFTIGKYGVATLVSLANFMLAFYVTCLLFVFAVLGAVAALSGFSIFKFIRYIKEELLIVLGTSSSESVLPRMIAKTENLGCEKSVVGLVIPTGYSFNLDGTCIYLTMAAIFLAQATNTPLTIWQELGIIGVLLLTSKGAAGVTGSGFIVLAATLASVGTIPVASIALILGIDRFMSEARALTNLIGNGVATVVVAKWEGALDEKMLHRRLNQESDVEADDPESVKIADDEIEAGAPRPVIA from the coding sequence ATGGAAACAGCAGCAGCAATGACGGACGGTCACCATTCCGTAAAATGGTATCAGCACCTCTATGTGCAGGTTCTGGCTGCAATCACATGCGGCATATTGCTTGGCCATTTTTATCCTCATCTTGGCGAGCAGATGAAGCCGCTCGGCGATGCGTTCATCAAATGCATCAAGATGATCATCGCCCCCATCATCTTCTTCACGGTTGTGCACGGTATTGCCAGCATGCGCGACATGAAGAAGGTTGGACGCGTTGGTTTGAAGGCATTGATCTATTTCGAAGTGCTGACGACGGCTGCGCTGATAATCGGACTTATCGTTATCAATCTGTGGAAGCCCGGCGCCGGCATGAACGTCGACCTGTCGACCGTCGACACAAAATCGATCGCGGCCTTCACCGCAAAAGCGAAGGAGCAGGGCACGGTCCAGTTCCTGATGGACATTATTCCGTCGACGGTCGTCGGCGCTTTTGCCCAAGGTGAAATCTTGCAGGTGTTGTTCTTTGCAATCCTGTTTGCATTTGGTTTGCAAGCTCTCGGTCAGCACGGTGAGGGCGTGCTGCGGCTGATTGATGTCGTGAGCCACGTGTTCTTCAGGATCGTAGGCTACATCATGAAAGTCGCGCCGATCGGTGCGTTCGGCGCAATGGCGTTCACGATCGGCAAGTATGGCGTGGCGACGCTGGTTTCGCTGGCCAACTTCATGCTGGCGTTTTACGTCACGTGCTTGTTGTTCGTCTTCGCCGTGCTCGGCGCCGTTGCTGCCCTTAGCGGCTTTTCGATCTTCAAGTTCATCCGTTACATCAAGGAAGAACTTTTGATCGTGCTCGGCACTTCGTCGTCGGAATCAGTGCTGCCGCGCATGATCGCCAAGACTGAAAATCTTGGCTGCGAAAAGTCGGTCGTCGGTCTGGTCATTCCTACCGGCTACTCGTTCAACCTCGATGGCACCTGTATTTACCTGACAATGGCCGCGATCTTTCTGGCGCAGGCGACCAACACGCCCCTGACGATCTGGCAAGAGCTCGGCATCATTGGCGTTCTGCTTCTGACATCCAAGGGCGCCGCCGGCGTCACGGGATCCGGCTTCATCGTTCTGGCCGCAACACTTGCATCCGTCGGGACGATTCCGGTCGCGAGCATCGCCTTGATCCTTGGCATTGACCGCTTCATGTCGGAGGCGCGCGCGCTCACCAACCTCATCGGAAATGGCGTTGCGACAGTCGTCGTCGCCAAATGGGAAGGGGCGCTCGATGAAAAAATGCTTCATCGGCGTCTGAACCAGGAGAGCGATGTCGAAGCTGATGATCCGGAGTCAGTGAAGATTGCGGATGACGAGATCGAGGCGGGCGCGCCCCGTCCAGTCATTGCTTGA
- a CDS encoding acetyl-CoA C-acetyltransferase — protein MTEVVIVSAARTPVGSFNGAFGSLSAHELGAVAIKGALERAKVSPAEVDEVILGQVLAGGEGQNPARQAAMAAGIPQEKTAWGMNQLCGSGLRSVALGLQQIANGDAKVIVAGGMESMSMAPHLSHMRGGTKMGDVKFVDSMLKDGLMDAFHGYHMGVTAENIATKWQISREEQDAFATSSQNKAEDAQKAGRFKDEIVSVTVKTRKGDVVVDQDEYIRAGTTLDALAKLKPAFNKEGSVTAGNASGLNDGAAALVLMSADEAKKRGLTPLAKIVSWATAGVDPAVMGSGPIPASRKALEKAGWKVRDLDLVEANEAFAAQAIAVNKDMGWDPAIVNVNGGAIAIGHPIGASGARVLTTLLFEMQKRDAKKGLATLCIGGGMGVALTVER, from the coding sequence ATGACTGAAGTGGTAATTGTGTCTGCCGCGCGAACGCCGGTTGGCTCCTTCAACGGAGCGTTTGGGTCGCTGTCTGCCCACGAACTCGGGGCCGTGGCGATCAAGGGAGCGCTCGAACGTGCCAAGGTCTCGCCGGCAGAAGTCGATGAAGTGATCCTCGGCCAGGTGCTGGCCGGCGGCGAGGGACAGAATCCCGCTCGGCAGGCCGCCATGGCGGCCGGCATTCCGCAGGAGAAGACCGCGTGGGGCATGAACCAGCTTTGCGGTTCGGGCCTGCGCTCGGTCGCGCTCGGCTTGCAGCAGATTGCCAACGGCGATGCCAAGGTCATCGTCGCCGGCGGCATGGAGTCGATGTCGATGGCGCCGCATCTGTCGCACATGCGGGGCGGCACCAAGATGGGCGACGTCAAGTTCGTCGACTCCATGCTGAAGGACGGCTTGATGGATGCATTCCACGGCTATCACATGGGAGTGACGGCCGAGAATATTGCCACCAAGTGGCAGATATCTCGTGAGGAGCAGGACGCGTTCGCCACCAGCTCGCAGAACAAGGCCGAAGATGCGCAGAAGGCCGGTAGGTTCAAGGACGAGATCGTTTCCGTCACTGTCAAAACCAGAAAGGGCGACGTCGTCGTCGACCAGGATGAGTATATCCGCGCGGGCACAACGCTCGACGCGCTCGCGAAGCTGAAGCCCGCCTTCAACAAGGAAGGCTCGGTGACCGCGGGCAATGCGTCCGGTTTGAACGACGGTGCGGCTGCGCTGGTGCTGATGAGCGCTGATGAGGCCAAAAAGCGCGGGCTCACGCCGCTGGCAAAGATTGTCTCCTGGGCGACGGCTGGCGTCGATCCAGCGGTGATGGGGTCGGGGCCAATCCCGGCTTCGCGCAAGGCGCTTGAAAAGGCCGGCTGGAAAGTCAGGGATCTCGATCTCGTCGAGGCCAACGAGGCCTTCGCGGCGCAGGCAATCGCCGTCAACAAGGACATGGGCTGGGACCCCGCGATCGTGAATGTGAACGGTGGCGCCATCGCCATCGGCCATCCGATCGGTGCGTCCGGCGCACGCGTTCTGACGACGCTTCTGTTCGAGATGCAGAAGCGTGATGCGAAGAAGGGCCTTGCGACGCTGTGCATCGGCGGCGGCATGGGTGTCGCCCTGACAGTCGAGCGCTAG
- the phbB gene encoding acetoacetyl-CoA reductase encodes MSRVAVVTGGTRGIGEAISVGLKAAGYKVAASYAGNDEAAAKFKKETGINVYKWDVSSYDACVAGLKQVEAELGPVEVLVNNAGITKDGMFHKMTPEQWYGVINTNLNSLFNMTRPVWEGMRERKFGRVICISSINGQKGQMGQVNYSAAKAGDIGFVKALAQEGARAGITVNTICPGYIATEMVKAINPDVVAKNILPQIPVGRLGEPHEIARAVVFLASDDAGFITGSTISANGGQHMN; translated from the coding sequence ATGTCCAGGGTTGCGGTGGTTACCGGCGGTACGCGCGGCATAGGTGAGGCAATCTCGGTTGGGCTCAAGGCGGCCGGCTACAAGGTGGCTGCGAGCTATGCCGGCAATGACGAGGCGGCGGCGAAGTTCAAGAAGGAGACCGGCATCAACGTCTACAAATGGGACGTGTCGAGCTACGACGCCTGCGTCGCGGGATTGAAGCAGGTCGAAGCCGAACTGGGGCCGGTGGAGGTGCTGGTCAACAACGCCGGCATCACCAAGGACGGCATGTTCCACAAGATGACTCCGGAGCAGTGGTACGGCGTCATCAACACCAACCTGAATTCGCTGTTCAACATGACGCGGCCGGTGTGGGAAGGCATGCGCGAGCGCAAGTTCGGCCGCGTGATCTGCATCTCCTCGATCAACGGCCAGAAGGGCCAGATGGGCCAGGTTAATTATTCCGCCGCCAAGGCGGGAGACATCGGCTTCGTGAAAGCGCTGGCACAGGAGGGGGCACGCGCCGGCATCACCGTCAACACGATTTGTCCCGGCTATATTGCGACCGAAATGGTCAAGGCGATCAACCCGGACGTCGTGGCCAAGAATATCCTGCCGCAGATCCCGGTCGGCCGTTTGGGCGAACCGCACGAGATCGCGCGAGCCGTCGTGTTCCTGGCATCGGATGATGCCGGCTTCATCACGGGCTCGACGATTTCAGCCAATGGCGGCCAGCACATGAACTGA
- a CDS encoding acyl-CoA thioesterase: MPADANPSGDIFGGWVLSQMDIAGGIHAGQRAQRRVATVAIEAMHFIKPVHVGDVLCVYAASERVGRTSVAIRLEAWALRRRLGDRVKVTEGIFTFVALDAEGRPAPIASARQVEASQFQTPDRSSDQ; encoded by the coding sequence ATGCCCGCGGATGCAAATCCGAGCGGCGATATCTTCGGCGGCTGGGTGCTTTCCCAGATGGACATCGCCGGCGGCATCCATGCCGGTCAACGCGCGCAACGGCGCGTTGCGACGGTGGCGATCGAGGCGATGCATTTCATCAAGCCGGTGCATGTCGGGGATGTCTTGTGCGTCTACGCGGCGTCCGAGCGTGTCGGGCGTACCTCGGTGGCGATCCGCCTCGAGGCCTGGGCGCTGCGCCGACGGCTCGGTGATCGCGTCAAGGTGACCGAAGGCATCTTCACGTTCGTCGCACTGGATGCCGAGGGGCGGCCGGCACCGATCGCCTCCGCTCGACAAGTGGAAGCATCGCAATTTCAAACCCCAGACCGCAGCAGCGATCAATGA
- the phaP gene encoding TIGR01841 family phasin (Members of this family are phasins (small proteins associated with inclusions such as PHA granules). Note that several different families of phasins have been named PhaP despite very little sequence similarity to each other.): MSDNRSKPNDLDWGLAEFDFAKLIESCRISGIDMMPSMDMEKKCIDALVEVNRSAYDSWRNLMARQAEVFQETMKAIAVEVNDESVAGRRAEIARQGFEKAIANMRQLVEASTESQKQTIEILRRRFEDGMASMRTRDGSA, encoded by the coding sequence ATGTCCGACAACAGATCGAAGCCAAACGACCTTGATTGGGGCCTCGCCGAGTTCGACTTCGCCAAGCTCATCGAATCCTGCCGGATCAGCGGCATCGACATGATGCCGTCGATGGACATGGAGAAGAAGTGCATCGACGCTCTCGTCGAGGTCAATCGCTCGGCATACGACAGTTGGCGAAATCTGATGGCGCGACAAGCCGAGGTGTTCCAGGAGACCATGAAGGCTATCGCTGTCGAGGTGAACGACGAATCTGTTGCGGGACGACGCGCTGAAATCGCCAGGCAAGGGTTCGAAAAAGCGATCGCCAACATGCGCCAGCTCGTCGAGGCGTCGACGGAGTCGCAGAAACAAACGATCGAAATATTGCGCCGGCGTTTCGAGGACGGAATGGCGAGCATGCGCACACGTGACGGAAGTGCCTGA
- a CDS encoding NADP-dependent malic enzyme, with amino-acid sequence MNQDLREAALEYHRLPRPGKISVVPTTAMATQRDLSLAYSPGVAEPCLVIAKDPLQADELTARSNLVAVVTNGTAVLGLGNIGALAGKPVMEGKACLFKKFAGIDVFDIELAEEDPDALIETIARMEPTFGGINLEDIKAPECFYIEQKLRTRMKIPVFHDDQHGTAIIAAAAILNGLKLVKKDIAEVKLVCSGAGAAALACLDLIVSLGLRHDRIIVTDAKGVVYAGRTEGMDDNKARYAVKTDARKLDEIIQDADIFLGLSAGNVLTPDMVKKMARDPLIFAMANPIPEIMPEEALAVRPDAIIGTGRSDYPNQINNVLCFPFIFRGALDCGATTINEEMKLATVRALADLAMTEVPEVVAAAYKGEKLRFGRDYLIPKPLDPRLIEVVAPAVAKAAANSGVAKRPIADMEAYRQQLSRFVYQSGNAMQPVFSVAKGSGKSLLLAEGEDERVLRAAQVVVDERIARPLLVGRPSTIEERIKSFDLRLRPGMDCDIIDPHDAEIYSKCAEVYHARRKRDGVSAGLALSETRSNATVLASLLLARGVGDAMLCGVIGRTSDHLTAIRNVIGTRDDARTLAVMQMLILQQHQLFICDTHCHLNPTAEQVADIALLAAAEVRRFGITPRVALLSHSSFGSSAAPEANKMREARTIIRERSPDLVLEGEMRGDAALSPSVLHHEFPDSGFEGPANVLVMPNLDAANISYNLLRMAAGQGLTVGGILLGAAKPAHILTPSSTVRRIVNMAAVAVADAVSDRA; translated from the coding sequence ATGAACCAGGATCTGAGGGAAGCCGCACTCGAATATCACCGCCTGCCGAGGCCGGGAAAGATTTCCGTGGTGCCGACCACGGCCATGGCGACGCAACGCGATCTGTCGCTGGCCTATTCGCCGGGCGTGGCGGAGCCTTGCCTGGTCATCGCCAAGGACCCGTTGCAGGCCGATGAGCTGACCGCACGCAGCAATCTCGTGGCTGTCGTCACCAACGGCACCGCCGTGCTTGGTCTCGGCAATATCGGCGCGCTGGCCGGCAAGCCGGTGATGGAAGGCAAGGCGTGCCTGTTCAAGAAGTTCGCCGGAATCGACGTATTCGACATCGAACTTGCCGAAGAGGATCCTGACGCCCTGATCGAGACCATCGCCAGGATGGAGCCGACCTTCGGCGGCATCAACCTGGAGGACATCAAGGCGCCGGAATGCTTCTACATCGAGCAGAAGCTCCGCACCCGAATGAAGATTCCGGTGTTTCACGACGACCAGCACGGCACCGCGATTATCGCCGCCGCGGCAATCCTGAACGGCCTGAAGCTGGTCAAGAAGGACATTGCCGAGGTCAAGCTGGTCTGCTCCGGCGCCGGCGCAGCGGCGCTGGCCTGTCTTGATCTCATTGTCAGCCTTGGCCTGCGGCACGACCGTATCATCGTGACCGACGCAAAAGGCGTCGTCTATGCGGGCCGCACCGAGGGTATGGACGACAACAAGGCGCGCTATGCGGTGAAAACGGATGCGCGAAAGCTGGACGAGATCATTCAGGACGCGGATATCTTCCTCGGCTTGTCGGCCGGCAATGTGCTGACGCCCGACATGGTCAAGAAGATGGCGCGAGATCCCCTGATCTTCGCCATGGCCAACCCGATCCCGGAGATCATGCCCGAAGAAGCGCTGGCGGTTCGTCCGGATGCGATCATCGGCACGGGGCGTTCGGACTACCCCAACCAGATCAATAACGTGCTGTGTTTTCCGTTCATCTTCCGGGGTGCGCTCGACTGCGGAGCGACAACGATCAACGAGGAAATGAAGCTTGCCACCGTCCGTGCGCTGGCGGATCTGGCCATGACGGAAGTGCCCGAGGTGGTGGCCGCTGCGTATAAGGGGGAGAAGCTTCGATTCGGCCGCGACTATCTCATTCCAAAGCCGCTCGACCCGCGGCTCATCGAGGTCGTCGCGCCGGCAGTGGCCAAGGCTGCGGCCAACAGCGGAGTCGCCAAGCGTCCGATCGCTGACATGGAAGCCTATCGCCAGCAGCTCAGCCGTTTCGTCTATCAGTCCGGCAACGCGATGCAGCCGGTCTTCTCGGTGGCGAAGGGAAGCGGCAAGTCGCTGCTTCTGGCGGAGGGCGAGGACGAGCGCGTGCTGCGCGCTGCCCAGGTGGTCGTTGACGAGAGGATCGCGCGGCCCTTGCTGGTTGGCCGGCCGTCAACGATCGAGGAGCGGATCAAGTCGTTCGATCTCCGGCTGAGGCCGGGCATGGACTGTGACATCATCGATCCGCATGATGCGGAGATCTACTCCAAATGCGCGGAAGTGTACCACGCGCGCAGAAAGCGCGACGGCGTATCGGCTGGTCTCGCTCTCTCGGAGACCCGAAGCAATGCGACCGTGCTCGCCTCGCTCCTTCTTGCAAGGGGAGTTGGCGATGCGATGTTGTGCGGTGTCATCGGCAGGACATCCGACCATCTGACCGCCATCCGCAATGTGATCGGCACCCGCGATGATGCGCGGACCCTTGCCGTGATGCAGATGCTCATTCTGCAACAGCATCAGCTTTTCATTTGTGACACTCATTGCCACCTTAATCCGACCGCCGAGCAGGTCGCCGACATCGCCTTGCTGGCGGCGGCGGAGGTCAGGCGGTTTGGCATTACGCCGAGGGTGGCGTTGTTGTCGCATTCGAGCTTCGGCAGCTCGGCTGCGCCGGAAGCGAACAAGATGCGGGAGGCGCGGACAATCATTCGCGAGCGATCGCCCGATTTAGTCTTAGAGGGCGAGATGCGCGGAGACGCGGCGCTTTCGCCGTCCGTGCTCCACCACGAGTTTCCGGATTCTGGTTTCGAGGGACCTGCGAACGTGCTGGTGATGCCCAATCTCGACGCCGCCAATATCTCCTACAATCTGCTCAGGATGGCGGCGGGCCAGGGGCTGACGGTTGGCGGCATCCTGCTCGGAGCAGCAAAGCCGGCCCACATTCTCACGCCATCGTCCACTGTGCGGCGGATCGTGAACATGGCGGCTGTCGCGGTCGCAGACGCAGTCTCCGATCGAGCCTGA
- a CDS encoding NAD(P)/FAD-dependent oxidoreductase, translating into MGKPRLGKPRIVIVGGGAGGLELATRLGDKYGRKGKLDITLIERNRTHVWKPKLHEIAAGSMDISAHEVDYLAQSYWHGFRYRIGDMIGIDRDRRQVQVAPYFDTEGREVTPKRTFDYDVLVVAVGSQNNDFGTPGVADHAIKLESQADARRFHERMVNACIRAHAQSSPLGAHQLKVAIIGAGATGVELAAELHRTTREVVAYGLDQVDPQKDIRITLIEAADRVLPALPERVSKETEKLLGRLGVDLLLGAKVSEIGSDRVNLTDGRTIPAELIVWAAGVKAPDFLKDIAGLETNRINQLVVRPTLQTTHDDGIFAIGDCAACSWGERGNVPPRAQAAHQQASHLYSQIPRYLQGEPIKDYKYRDFGSLVSLGEFSTVGSMMGALVGGNLVFAGIFARMMYLSLYKMHEHALHGSVKVALDTLARLITRRTEPHVKLH; encoded by the coding sequence ATGGGTAAGCCGCGTTTGGGAAAGCCCCGGATCGTCATCGTCGGCGGCGGAGCCGGCGGACTGGAGCTTGCGACCCGCCTGGGGGACAAATACGGGCGCAAGGGCAAGCTCGATATCACGCTGATCGAACGCAACCGCACGCATGTGTGGAAGCCAAAGCTGCACGAGATTGCCGCCGGCAGCATGGACATCTCCGCCCACGAGGTCGACTACCTCGCGCAGTCCTACTGGCACGGCTTCCGCTACCGTATCGGCGACATGATCGGGATCGATCGCGACCGCCGTCAGGTGCAGGTGGCGCCGTATTTTGACACCGAAGGTCGCGAAGTTACACCGAAGCGGACCTTTGATTATGACGTGCTGGTCGTCGCCGTCGGCAGCCAGAACAACGACTTTGGCACGCCCGGCGTCGCGGACCACGCGATCAAGCTTGAATCGCAGGCGGACGCGAGGCGGTTCCACGAACGAATGGTCAATGCCTGCATCCGCGCGCATGCCCAATCGTCGCCCTTGGGTGCGCACCAGCTGAAGGTCGCGATCATCGGGGCCGGTGCGACGGGCGTCGAACTTGCGGCCGAGCTCCACAGAACGACGCGTGAAGTGGTGGCGTATGGCCTTGATCAGGTCGATCCTCAGAAGGACATCAGGATCACGCTGATCGAAGCCGCCGACCGGGTGCTTCCCGCACTGCCCGAGCGGGTGTCGAAAGAGACGGAGAAGCTGCTCGGCAGGCTAGGCGTCGATCTGCTGCTCGGCGCCAAGGTTTCCGAGATCGGCTCCGACCGTGTGAACCTGACGGACGGCCGGACGATCCCCGCCGAATTGATCGTCTGGGCTGCAGGAGTGAAGGCGCCCGATTTCCTGAAAGATATCGCCGGCCTCGAAACCAACCGCATCAATCAGCTCGTCGTTCGGCCAACGCTGCAAACGACGCACGACGACGGCATCTTTGCAATCGGCGACTGCGCTGCCTGCTCATGGGGCGAGCGCGGCAACGTGCCGCCGCGCGCGCAGGCGGCCCACCAGCAGGCCTCGCATCTTTATTCCCAGATTCCGCGCTATCTGCAAGGCGAGCCGATCAAGGACTACAAGTATAGAGACTTCGGCTCTCTGGTGTCGCTCGGCGAATTCAGCACCGTCGGTTCGATGATGGGAGCGCTGGTGGGCGGCAACCTGGTGTTCGCGGGCATCTTCGCAAGGATGATGTACCTGTCTCTCTACAAGATGCACGAACACGCGCTGCACGGTTCGGTGAAGGTTGCGCTCGACACGCTGGCACGCCTGATCACCCGGCGCACCGAGCCGCATGTGAAGCTTCATTGA